The Sporomusaceae bacterium FL31 genome contains a region encoding:
- a CDS encoding histidine kinase: MRWNIYRKMFLFATMMIVSTVSLLGYLTYRESEAMLVNRMKQSSLLTMENAANHLIKYYIHDIETTLHILTGDPLLTDLPSAQTTSLLLDKWEQHRRYSENIWSIRYTPIQGQVIMIPKSTLPDGSDESKNFGNQGSTDANIEWSRPHLELTKNNTVVTASKAVYKNGQLQGVFAIDTSLYKLSDIISSINIGSEGYLMLLDTDGNIIAHNELALLGDNVSDTSWFQQLTQSELKSVQIAESNLYVSAVSIPETGWTLVGFLPEAAFINEAAPIKVTTIGVALFGIILASLVSALVSRGFVARLERLVTNVAKIERGDYEVYASDSSTDEIGELSRKFVMTANRLRNFMEQRDATEAEIRRQQVYFSQLFENSPESIAILDSAGRVVAVNKHFTGLFQYQLTEIEGLWIDHLVVPEYLKTEGIRVGERVAAKEIVQEETVRKRRDGSLVDVQIIAYPIIVDNHIVGTYAVYRDISERKAAERQLEYLTYHDALTGVFNRGYFDRRIEYVSKNAPGAYGVIVFDVDGLKLVNDSFGHATGDKLLKTAVSLIRAVAPPEAIIARMGGDEFSLLLPHASEESLQQIVALLQDNISEFNLAHPEFSVSLSMGYALSEQGTNITEALHEADSRMYKEKLHRSQSTRSAIVKTLMRALHARDYITEGHADRIQGMIEQLAQRLGIPNFKIQDLRLFAQFHDLGKVGIPDSILFKPGPLTIKELDVMRRHSEIGYRIAISSPELNHIADWILKHHEWWNGQGYPIGLSGLEIPLECRILAICDAFDAMVSERPYRKAMPVMAALAEIEQCGGTMFDPEIAKVFVSMVKESSVYGA, translated from the coding sequence GTGAGATGGAATATTTATCGCAAGATGTTTTTGTTTGCAACCATGATGATTGTTTCAACTGTAAGCCTGCTGGGGTATTTGACATACCGCGAATCAGAAGCCATGCTTGTTAACCGGATGAAGCAGTCTTCATTGCTTACCATGGAAAATGCGGCTAATCATCTTATCAAATATTACATTCACGATATTGAAACTACGCTACATATTCTCACTGGTGATCCGTTGCTGACTGACTTGCCATCTGCGCAAACAACTTCCTTGCTGCTCGATAAATGGGAGCAGCATCGCCGCTATTCGGAGAATATCTGGTCCATTCGTTATACGCCTATACAAGGCCAAGTGATCATGATTCCAAAATCAACGCTTCCTGATGGGAGTGATGAAAGTAAAAACTTTGGAAATCAGGGAAGTACGGACGCCAATATAGAGTGGAGCAGGCCCCATTTGGAATTAACTAAGAATAATACCGTGGTGACAGCGTCAAAGGCTGTGTACAAAAATGGTCAATTGCAAGGTGTTTTTGCTATTGATACTTCATTATATAAGTTATCAGATATTATTAGCAGTATTAATATTGGCTCAGAGGGATATTTAATGCTGTTAGATACAGACGGCAATATTATTGCCCATAATGAACTTGCTTTGCTAGGAGATAATGTGAGCGATACCAGTTGGTTTCAGCAGCTGACTCAGTCTGAGCTAAAATCAGTACAAATTGCTGAAAGCAATCTGTATGTAAGCGCTGTAAGTATTCCTGAAACAGGCTGGACCTTGGTTGGCTTTTTACCTGAGGCAGCATTTATCAATGAGGCAGCACCCATTAAAGTAACAACGATAGGGGTGGCTCTCTTTGGCATTATCCTGGCCTCGTTGGTTAGTGCGCTTGTTTCGCGCGGCTTTGTGGCGCGGCTTGAGCGTTTGGTAACAAATGTGGCTAAGATTGAACGCGGTGATTATGAGGTTTATGCTTCTGACAGTTCAACCGATGAAATTGGCGAATTGAGCCGCAAATTTGTGATGACAGCCAATCGATTGCGTAATTTTATGGAGCAGCGAGATGCAACCGAAGCCGAGATCCGGCGGCAGCAAGTGTATTTTTCCCAGCTTTTCGAGAATTCACCAGAAAGTATTGCTATTCTCGATTCAGCAGGCCGAGTGGTTGCTGTGAATAAGCACTTTACCGGATTATTTCAATATCAGCTTACAGAGATTGAAGGATTGTGGATTGATCATTTAGTTGTCCCAGAATATTTAAAGACAGAAGGCATCCGTGTTGGTGAGCGTGTTGCAGCGAAAGAAATCGTGCAGGAAGAAACGGTGCGGAAACGGCGTGATGGCAGTTTGGTTGATGTTCAAATCATTGCTTATCCGATCATTGTCGACAATCATATTGTTGGTACTTATGCAGTTTATCGTGATATCTCCGAGCGAAAAGCCGCAGAACGACAGCTTGAATACTTGACCTATCATGATGCGCTTACCGGCGTTTTCAATCGAGGTTATTTTGATCGCCGGATCGAGTATGTTTCAAAGAATGCTCCTGGAGCCTATGGGGTTATTGTCTTTGACGTTGACGGACTGAAACTGGTCAATGATAGTTTTGGCCATGCGACAGGTGATAAGCTGCTAAAAACAGCGGTCAGCCTCATACGTGCTGTAGCTCCGCCTGAAGCCATTATTGCCCGCATGGGCGGTGATGAATTTAGTTTATTACTGCCGCATGCCTCAGAGGAAAGTCTGCAGCAGATTGTAGCCTTGCTGCAGGATAACATTAGCGAGTTTAATCTTGCTCATCCTGAGTTTTCAGTCAGTTTGTCCATGGGGTATGCGCTGTCTGAACAGGGTACCAATATCACTGAAGCCTTACACGAAGCGGACAGCCGGATGTATAAGGAAAAGCTTCATCGCAGTCAGAGTACCCGAAGTGCAATTGTAAAAACGCTGATGCGTGCGCTGCATGCCCGTGATTATATCACGGAAGGCCATGCTGACCGGATTCAAGGTATGATTGAGCAGTTAGCACAACGGCTAGGGATTCCGAATTTTAAGATTCAGGATTTGAGATTGTTTGCTCAATTTCATGATCTCGGAAAAGTTGGCATTCCGGATAGTATTTTATTTAAGCCCGGTCCCTTAACCATTAAAGAACTTGATGTGATGCGCCGGCATAGTGAAATTGGCTATCGGATTGCAATCTCATCTCCTGAATTGAACCATATTGCTGATTGGATTTTAAAACATCACGAATGGTGGAATGGTCAGGGGTATCCAATTGGCTTAAGTGGTCTGGAGATTCCGTTGGAATGCAGGATTTTAGCAATCTGTGATGCTTTTGATGCAATGGTCAGTGAACGTCCTTATCGTAAGGCTATGCCAGTTATGGCCGCGCTGGCGGAAATTGAGCAGTGCGGAGGAACTATGTTTGATCCCGAAATTGCGAAGGTTTTTGTTTCAATGGTTAAGGAATCTAGCGTGTATGGCGCTTGA
- a CDS encoding methyl-accepting chemotaxis protein: MTKANNSIIDASILLGELKQANTEMSKVIGTIQQIAQQTNLLSLNSAIEAARAGEAGRGFGVVADEIKKLATRSFSTTKESTKIIENIQSKANEVMAIRTADVAYDTIDKIDRNLFERNCDAQAWAGFSQVKNCLAATDSKNVEDANSLLKTLVEIYEVYFDLYVLDTQGTVVAAGVHRELLGKNMADRAWFKEVKSANSISVTDLYFSAVENRHTVAYSCPVISDDKQVIGYFSSRFNWDYIYDILDSARIGNNGDLTIINKDGYVIACPSRKGILTDNLRHLEASQRAMAGETYGYAFEKDTRGNTKIFGFAHTRGYNAYKGKNWSAIVSEII; the protein is encoded by the coding sequence ATGACTAAAGCGAACAATTCCATTATTGACGCATCCATCCTATTAGGTGAACTTAAGCAAGCAAATACTGAGATGAGCAAAGTAATTGGCACAATTCAGCAAATTGCCCAACAGACCAATCTGTTATCCTTAAACTCAGCGATTGAGGCAGCCCGAGCTGGCGAAGCTGGCCGGGGATTTGGCGTCGTTGCTGACGAAATTAAAAAGCTGGCTACCCGCAGCTTTTCGACAACAAAGGAAAGCACTAAAATTATTGAAAACATCCAAAGTAAGGCTAATGAAGTCATGGCTATTCGAACTGCTGATGTGGCTTATGATACCATCGATAAAATTGATCGTAACTTATTTGAACGCAACTGCGATGCCCAGGCCTGGGCTGGCTTCTCCCAAGTTAAAAATTGTTTGGCTGCCACAGACTCAAAAAATGTTGAAGATGCAAACAGCCTATTAAAAACACTGGTTGAAATCTATGAGGTTTACTTTGACCTTTATGTACTTGATACGCAGGGCACAGTAGTCGCAGCGGGCGTACATCGCGAACTGCTCGGAAAAAATATGGCCGATAGAGCCTGGTTTAAGGAAGTCAAAAGTGCAAATAGCATTTCAGTAACTGATCTTTATTTTTCTGCTGTTGAAAACCGCCATACAGTCGCTTACTCCTGCCCGGTTATTAGTGACGATAAGCAAGTCATCGGCTACTTCTCTTCACGCTTTAACTGGGATTACATCTATGACATTCTCGACTCAGCACGAATTGGCAACAATGGTGATCTCACGATCATAAACAAAGACGGCTACGTAATTGCCTGCCCCAGCCGCAAAGGCATTTTAACTGATAATCTGCGCCATCTTGAAGCCAGCCAGCGAGCGATGGCTGGTGAAACTTATGGCTATGCTTTTGAAAAAGATACGCGTGGCAATACGAAGATTTTTGGATTTGCTCACACCCGAGGTTATAACGCATACAAAGGTAAAAATTGGTCTGCTATTGTTAGTGAGATCATTTAA
- a CDS encoding FAD/NAD(P)-binding oxidoreductase, which translates to MGLIDKMDWVDSVIIGGGIIGLATAYQLSKRWPDKSFLLLEKEASFGRGLSSRTSEVIHSGIYYPSGSLKAELCVTGNRMLYEFCFQHHVPVDRLGKLIVAQDEQELEKLEVLRQQAVQNMVPDITLLTRSQLSEIEPAVHAQAALLCPSSGIVDSHRLMAQLAYGAKANGAMLVYQQEVTGIQLVHGGYCLEFRDAKGVADSIYCKSIINAGGLAADQIAAMAGINVDESGYRIYRCKGEYFAVNNRKSALVSKLIFPVSIRELKGSGIPIIKDLKGRLRLGPDAHYASATATDHSVQPSNSIQFLKLVQRYLPFLELSDLQPDLAGIRPRLLVPCGSPPRDFVICHEKERGLPGFINLIGIESPGITCCLSLAELVSDMLAEIIV; encoded by the coding sequence ATGGGGTTGATTGATAAAATGGACTGGGTAGATAGTGTCATTATTGGCGGAGGAATAATCGGACTGGCGACAGCCTATCAGCTTTCAAAACGCTGGCCGGATAAAAGTTTTTTGCTGTTGGAGAAGGAAGCTTCTTTTGGACGAGGGCTGTCGAGCCGTACTAGTGAAGTTATCCATTCGGGGATTTATTATCCTAGTGGGAGTTTAAAAGCCGAGCTATGTGTAACAGGCAATCGGATGTTGTACGAGTTTTGTTTTCAACATCATGTGCCGGTTGACCGTCTCGGTAAGCTTATTGTTGCTCAGGATGAGCAGGAACTGGAAAAGCTGGAGGTGCTGCGTCAGCAAGCTGTACAGAATATGGTTCCAGACATAACCTTGCTGACAAGAAGTCAGCTTTCAGAGATTGAACCTGCTGTTCATGCCCAAGCAGCGTTGTTATGCCCGTCAAGTGGGATTGTGGATTCTCATCGTTTAATGGCTCAATTGGCCTATGGTGCAAAAGCAAATGGCGCTATGCTGGTCTATCAGCAAGAAGTTACCGGCATTCAACTGGTTCATGGTGGCTATTGTCTGGAATTTCGAGATGCTAAGGGGGTTGCTGACAGCATTTATTGTAAAAGTATTATTAATGCTGGGGGACTGGCGGCTGATCAAATTGCCGCCATGGCTGGAATCAATGTGGATGAATCCGGGTATCGCATTTACCGTTGCAAAGGAGAGTATTTTGCTGTTAATAATCGCAAATCGGCGTTGGTGAGCAAATTGATCTTTCCTGTTTCAATTCGCGAACTGAAGGGCAGCGGAATTCCAATCATCAAGGATCTAAAAGGAAGATTGCGGTTGGGACCGGATGCTCATTATGCGTCAGCTACTGCAACTGATCATAGTGTGCAGCCGTCTAACAGCATTCAATTTTTAAAATTGGTTCAAAGATATTTGCCATTTCTGGAATTAAGTGATCTTCAGCCGGATTTAGCCGGAATTCGACCACGGCTGCTTGTACCGTGCGGCAGTCCGCCGCGTGATTTTGTAATTTGTCACGAAAAAGAGCGTGGTTTACCAGGATTCATTAATCTCATTGGTATCGAATCTCCAGGCATTACATGCTGCTTAAGTTTGGCTGAGCTTGTTAGTGACATGCTGGCAGAGATCATTGTTTAA
- the kdgT_1 gene encoding 2-keto-3-deoxygluconate permease produces the protein MKIKQSIEKVPGGMMIVPLFLGALLNTFVPDFGKTFGSFTGALMTGAMPILAVFYVCMGSTIDLKATPYILRKGGVLLGAKILTGAILAIVASKLMPAGYVDAGFFAGLSVLAIVASVNDTNGGLYMALMGQFGKKEDVGAYSVMSLESGPFFTMVTLGIAGLAAFPWQTFVGAILPLVLGMILGNLDREMRDYLSRAVPVLIPFFAFALGCGLNLSNIVKGGMLGIFMGVAVVVVSGIILFCADKITGGNGIAGLSAASTAGNAAAVPAAIAAVDTSYAAVVPTATVLVATCVIVTAVLVPLVTAWWAKQIGVKGNSASV, from the coding sequence ATGAAAATTAAGCAATCCATTGAAAAAGTTCCTGGCGGGATGATGATTGTTCCATTGTTTCTGGGGGCGCTGCTGAATACCTTTGTCCCCGATTTCGGTAAAACGTTTGGCTCATTTACAGGTGCATTGATGACCGGAGCTATGCCTATTTTAGCTGTATTTTATGTATGTATGGGTTCTACCATTGATCTGAAAGCAACTCCTTACATCTTACGCAAAGGCGGTGTTCTCTTAGGCGCGAAAATTCTCACTGGAGCCATTTTGGCGATTGTGGCATCAAAATTGATGCCGGCAGGTTACGTAGATGCCGGGTTTTTTGCTGGCTTGTCAGTTTTGGCTATCGTAGCTTCTGTCAACGATACGAACGGTGGCTTGTATATGGCACTTATGGGGCAGTTTGGCAAAAAGGAAGACGTTGGTGCCTATTCTGTCATGAGTCTGGAGTCAGGACCTTTTTTCACGATGGTCACCTTGGGCATTGCCGGACTTGCGGCATTTCCTTGGCAAACCTTTGTGGGGGCTATCCTTCCATTGGTATTGGGAATGATTTTAGGTAATCTTGATCGTGAAATGCGTGATTATCTTAGTCGTGCTGTACCGGTATTGATTCCGTTTTTCGCGTTTGCGTTGGGTTGTGGCTTGAATCTTAGCAACATTGTTAAAGGCGGTATGCTCGGTATCTTTATGGGAGTTGCCGTCGTGGTTGTAAGCGGTATCATTCTCTTTTGCGCAGACAAAATTACTGGTGGCAATGGAATTGCCGGCCTTTCAGCAGCCTCTACGGCAGGGAATGCTGCTGCGGTCCCTGCTGCTATTGCCGCGGTTGATACTTCCTATGCGGCCGTTGTGCCAACTGCCACGGTGCTTGTAGCTACGTGTGTCATTGTAACTGCGGTACTTGTCCCACTTGTCACAGCCTGGTGGGCCAAGCAAATTGGTGTTAAGGGAAACAGTGCATCCGTATAG
- the etfB1 gene encoding electron transfer flavoprotein subunit beta, giving the protein MNIIVCVKQVPDISEIAVDENGRLIRQGVPSILNPLDRHALEAALQIKEQQGGTVTVISMGPLQAKLALRECLAMGADSAVLISDKAFSGSDTLATSRTLAAAIRTLDRFDLILCGGQSSDSDTGQVGPQIAEYLGIAQATYAAHLIAAGYQIQVQRELDDHYEVLQVDLPVLITVVRGNEPRNPSVKNTIKARQAAIRIMSLSDLGLLVQDVGDKGSATRVTRVFVPPRQKQGLMIQESTAQQAAKTLVERLMPQILSRSNWDG; this is encoded by the coding sequence GTGAATATTATTGTCTGTGTTAAACAGGTACCTGATATTTCGGAAATAGCAGTAGATGAGAATGGGCGGCTTATTCGCCAGGGAGTACCCAGCATTCTTAATCCGTTGGATCGACATGCACTTGAAGCGGCACTGCAGATTAAGGAACAGCAGGGCGGTACAGTGACGGTCATATCAATGGGACCGTTACAAGCCAAACTAGCGCTTAGAGAGTGCCTAGCCATGGGAGCGGACAGTGCTGTCTTGATTAGTGACAAAGCCTTTAGTGGATCGGATACGCTGGCAACCAGCCGTACCTTGGCGGCAGCGATCAGAACGTTAGATCGATTTGATCTCATTCTCTGCGGGGGTCAGTCCAGTGACAGTGATACAGGCCAGGTTGGTCCGCAAATCGCTGAGTATTTGGGAATAGCGCAGGCCACCTATGCTGCTCATTTAATTGCGGCAGGATATCAGATTCAAGTTCAACGGGAATTGGATGATCATTATGAAGTGCTTCAAGTTGATCTGCCAGTACTGATCACTGTTGTAAGGGGCAATGAACCACGTAATCCGAGTGTGAAAAATACGATTAAAGCAAGACAAGCTGCCATTCGGATTATGTCATTATCCGATTTGGGGCTTTTGGTACAGGACGTTGGTGACAAGGGATCAGCAACCCGGGTTACAAGAGTTTTTGTACCGCCACGCCAAAAGCAAGGACTTATGATTCAGGAATCTACAGCTCAGCAGGCAGCAAAAACACTCGTGGAGAGGCTAATGCCGCAAATATTATCTAGGAGCAACTGGGATGGCTAA
- a CDS encoding membrane protein, producing MRVHLTLAFVAFLWGVNPPVMKIGLLHIEPLPYNAIRLIVALAAGWPLFRYLAHWQPLLREDWKALAIASLGFFFFQIFFTAGVQNTTAGNSSLILGCLPISVALINHFHKFERLARNMLVSIMISLLGVAVMVAGTGNTISLAGEHFFGAVMLLAAQLSYGYYTIFSRLLINHYSAYQITAYILVIATGLFMLVALPAVLAVDWGSVPLAGWGSVLYSGLFPLCLGNCLWIWGTGILGSTKASLYNNLPPVFAIITGYLFLHEAFGWLQTLGALIIFTGLYVAKDTSALKISAKQHTSE from the coding sequence ATGCGAGTACATCTAACGTTAGCCTTTGTGGCCTTTCTTTGGGGAGTAAACCCGCCCGTAATGAAAATTGGCCTACTCCATATTGAGCCGCTTCCTTACAATGCTATTCGCCTGATCGTTGCCTTGGCTGCAGGCTGGCCATTATTCAGATATCTTGCTCACTGGCAGCCACTTCTGCGGGAAGACTGGAAAGCTTTAGCCATCGCTAGCTTAGGTTTTTTCTTTTTTCAGATTTTTTTCACTGCTGGAGTTCAAAATACAACTGCCGGCAATTCTTCCCTAATCCTTGGCTGCCTGCCCATCAGTGTTGCCCTCATTAACCATTTCCATAAATTTGAGCGGCTTGCTAGAAACATGCTGGTCAGTATTATGATCTCACTCCTCGGCGTTGCTGTCATGGTCGCCGGAACAGGCAATACAATCAGTTTGGCCGGAGAACACTTTTTTGGTGCCGTCATGCTGCTGGCAGCCCAACTCAGTTATGGCTATTACACCATTTTTTCCAGACTATTAATCAATCACTATTCCGCATACCAGATCACGGCTTATATCCTGGTCATTGCCACCGGTCTATTTATGCTGGTGGCTTTGCCTGCAGTATTGGCAGTTGATTGGGGGTCTGTTCCACTGGCTGGCTGGGGCAGTGTTTTGTATTCCGGGCTATTCCCTCTTTGTCTGGGAAATTGCCTGTGGATCTGGGGAACCGGAATATTAGGCAGCACAAAGGCTTCCTTATATAATAATTTACCACCGGTATTTGCCATTATCACTGGCTACCTATTCTTGCATGAAGCCTTCGGCTGGCTGCAGACGCTAGGGGCACTCATTATCTTTACTGGCCTTTATGTCGCTAAAGATACTTCTGCTCTTAAGATCAGCGCGAAACAACATACGTCCGAATGA
- the cshE gene encoding DEAD-box ATP-dependent RNA helicase CshE — MSIDFLSLGIRPEINTCLKEIGIIEPTPIQTKAIPILLTGKDLVAQAQTGTGKTFAFLLPILEKIEVNKSFTQALIITPTRELALQITKEAQKLTAKLNINVVAVYGGHTLDKQINQLKNKPHIVVGTPGRLLDHVRRRTISLAGVSKLVLDEADQMLHMGFLEEVEQVIRNTAANRQTMLFSATMPAKVRTLADKYMNKPTDIRLRTENITLDEINQLIIETTQTEKLDKLCSMIHEYRPYLAMIFCHTKQRVNALNLALAQQGFLVDELHGDLSQAKREQVLRRFRDAKIQLLIATDIAARGLDIEGITHVFNYDIPRDADTYIHRIGRTGRAGQTGTAVTFVVPGEQYFLRLIEQGIQASITKQKGLKAGVTAGEAALNKPRSKPKDETKKAPFNPNKRDDKKTGKHGGINLRSRRKPKTEESPAARKSAGASRKSPRRSRSS, encoded by the coding sequence ATGTCCATCGATTTTTTATCCCTAGGAATAAGACCTGAAATTAATACATGCTTAAAAGAGATCGGAATTATAGAACCAACCCCAATTCAAACCAAAGCCATCCCAATTTTATTGACTGGAAAAGATTTAGTTGCTCAGGCTCAAACAGGAACAGGGAAAACATTTGCTTTTTTACTGCCTATTTTAGAAAAAATTGAAGTAAACAAGTCTTTTACACAAGCCCTAATTATTACACCCACTAGAGAATTAGCACTCCAAATAACCAAAGAAGCACAGAAACTCACGGCTAAACTCAATATCAATGTAGTCGCTGTATATGGCGGTCATACATTGGACAAGCAAATTAACCAGTTGAAAAACAAGCCGCACATTGTTGTCGGTACACCGGGACGCCTCCTGGATCATGTTAGGCGGAGAACAATCAGCTTGGCAGGAGTGTCAAAATTGGTACTGGACGAAGCTGATCAAATGTTACATATGGGCTTTCTGGAGGAAGTAGAGCAAGTCATTCGCAATACTGCTGCCAACCGCCAAACTATGTTGTTTTCGGCAACTATGCCAGCCAAAGTCCGTACTTTAGCCGATAAATACATGAATAAACCTACCGATATTCGCTTGCGCACAGAAAACATCACCTTAGATGAGATCAACCAACTGATCATTGAAACAACCCAAACCGAGAAACTTGATAAACTCTGCAGCATGATTCACGAATATCGCCCCTATTTAGCCATGATATTTTGTCATACAAAACAGAGAGTCAACGCACTCAATCTGGCGCTTGCACAACAAGGCTTCCTGGTCGATGAATTACATGGTGATTTATCACAAGCCAAGCGTGAGCAAGTTCTGCGCCGCTTTCGTGATGCTAAAATCCAATTGTTAATTGCCACCGATATTGCTGCTCGTGGTCTTGATATTGAAGGCATCACCCATGTGTTTAATTATGACATCCCACGTGATGCCGATACCTACATTCACCGTATTGGCCGGACCGGACGAGCAGGGCAAACCGGAACAGCGGTTACTTTTGTTGTTCCTGGCGAGCAATATTTCCTGCGCTTAATCGAGCAAGGCATTCAAGCCTCCATTACAAAGCAGAAAGGCCTTAAAGCTGGTGTAACGGCCGGCGAGGCCGCACTGAATAAGCCGCGCAGTAAACCCAAAGACGAAACAAAGAAGGCTCCGTTTAATCCCAATAAACGCGATGACAAAAAAACCGGTAAACATGGCGGCATCAACCTGCGCAGCCGCCGCAAGCCAAAAACTGAGGAATCACCTGCTGCAAGAAAATCAGCTGGCGCTTCCCGGAAATCGCCTAGACGCAGCCGCTCCTCTTGA
- the pdxA gene encoding 4-hydroxythreonine-4-phosphate dehydrogenase: MELIDDQRPILAITMGDAAGCGPEIIVKALIDESIYLKCRPLVFGDAGRMKLAAALVSSPLKIREIKDVHSGLYQYGSIDVLDFANIPADLPFGQVDARAGHAAFTYIEAAIQQAVQKNVAAIVTAPINKEALHKGGHHYPGHTEILAQLSNSADYAMMLSGDELRVIHVTTHVSMLEAASLIKKERVLRIIRLADRTLRLLGLEQPRIAVAGFNAHAGENGLFGREDLDEITPAVMAAQQEGITAVGPIPPDTVFYRTVCRKEFDIVVVMYHDQGHIPIKLLGFDNGINVTVGLPFLRTSVDHGTAFDIAGTGKADSSSMSAAIEFAARLANGARK; encoded by the coding sequence ATGGAACTTATTGACGATCAACGTCCTATTTTAGCCATCACAATGGGGGATGCCGCTGGCTGTGGACCTGAAATCATTGTTAAAGCATTAATCGATGAAAGCATTTATCTGAAATGTCGTCCGCTAGTTTTTGGCGATGCTGGAAGAATGAAATTAGCGGCTGCTCTTGTATCAAGTCCATTAAAAATTCGAGAGATTAAGGATGTTCACTCAGGATTATACCAATATGGAAGTATTGATGTATTAGATTTTGCGAATATACCCGCAGATCTTCCTTTTGGGCAGGTGGATGCACGGGCTGGGCACGCTGCATTTACCTATATAGAGGCAGCGATCCAACAAGCAGTTCAAAAGAATGTGGCTGCTATTGTAACTGCCCCGATCAATAAAGAGGCTCTTCATAAAGGGGGACATCATTATCCAGGACATACCGAAATTCTGGCTCAATTAAGCAACTCTGCTGATTATGCTATGATGCTGTCTGGTGATGAGCTTCGGGTCATTCATGTTACTACCCATGTGTCTATGCTGGAGGCAGCCAGCCTGATTAAAAAAGAGCGGGTTTTACGGATTATTCGTCTTGCGGACCGAACACTGCGGTTGTTGGGACTGGAACAACCACGCATTGCTGTAGCCGGTTTTAATGCTCACGCAGGCGAAAATGGTTTATTCGGCCGCGAAGATCTCGATGAAATTACCCCTGCTGTAATGGCTGCGCAGCAGGAGGGAATTACCGCAGTTGGTCCTATTCCACCTGATACTGTCTTTTATCGGACGGTATGCCGTAAGGAATTTGACATTGTTGTTGTGATGTATCATGACCAGGGTCATATTCCGATCAAGCTGCTTGGCTTTGATAATGGTATCAACGTAACGGTTGGTCTGCCTTTCCTACGCACCTCAGTGGATCACGGAACGGCTTTTGACATCGCTGGTACAGGAAAAGCTGACAGCAGTAGTATGAGTGCTGCAATCGAATTTGCCGCACGCCTGGCTAATGGAGCTCGTAAGTAG
- the etfA2 gene encoding electron transfer flavoprotein subunit alpha, protein MAKQDYRHVWVYLECGSDKLLDVGLEIMSQGRVLADELGDKLIGVVIGRQISRYAQEIIAAGADQVYLIDGLEYQHYTTDAYSAAMTDLIRQDKPAVLMIGATRNGRDLAPRVACRLQTGLTADCTGVRIDSSTRQVVWQRPAYGGHIMAEIICDQQPQMGTIRPNTFQKDQPNHARVGQVVVVPSKVRSGDIRSKLLSIQRGTDSSSMLRQADIIIAGGRGLGKRENFALLEQLADVLGGAVGASRAVVDLGWKSADYQIGQSGHFVAPKLYIACGISGTVQHLAGVANAEVIVAINHDPDAPIFKVADYGVIGDLQEVLPAFIHEVLALKSNQ, encoded by the coding sequence ATGGCTAAACAAGATTATCGTCATGTATGGGTTTATCTCGAATGTGGCAGTGACAAATTACTGGATGTCGGTTTGGAGATAATGAGTCAAGGAAGAGTTTTGGCGGATGAGCTTGGTGACAAATTGATTGGTGTGGTGATTGGCCGCCAAATTAGTCGTTATGCCCAGGAAATTATTGCTGCCGGTGCTGATCAAGTCTATCTGATTGACGGACTGGAATATCAGCATTACACAACTGATGCTTATTCGGCTGCTATGACTGATTTAATCAGACAGGATAAACCGGCAGTGCTGATGATCGGAGCGACCCGGAATGGCCGTGATCTGGCTCCACGCGTAGCCTGTCGGCTGCAAACCGGCTTAACCGCTGATTGTACCGGGGTCAGGATTGACTCGTCGACAAGGCAAGTCGTCTGGCAAAGGCCTGCATACGGCGGCCATATAATGGCTGAAATAATCTGCGATCAGCAGCCGCAAATGGGAACCATCCGTCCTAATACCTTTCAAAAAGACCAGCCTAATCATGCTAGAGTAGGCCAAGTTGTTGTTGTTCCCAGCAAAGTCAGATCTGGTGATATTCGGAGCAAGTTACTAAGCATTCAGCGTGGAACCGATTCCTCTAGTATGCTGAGGCAGGCTGATATCATTATAGCCGGCGGACGCGGGCTTGGGAAACGTGAGAACTTTGCCTTGCTTGAACAGTTGGCTGATGTTTTAGGCGGCGCAGTTGGTGCCAGCAGGGCGGTAGTGGATTTAGGCTGGAAATCAGCTGACTATCAAATTGGGCAAAGTGGACATTTTGTTGCACCGAAGTTATATATAGCCTGTGGCATTTCTGGTACAGTCCAGCATCTTGCCGGAGTAGCCAATGCAGAAGTTATTGTGGCTATTAATCATGATCCTGATGCGCCAATCTTTAAAGTGGCTGACTATGGTGTTATTGGTGATCTACAGGAAGTATTGCCAGCCTTTATTCACGAGGTATTGGCACTAAAATCTAATCAATAG